A region of the Amycolatopsis sp. cg13 genome:
GAGACGCGGGCGTCCTCGCCCTTGCCCTTCGCGACCTTCACCATCTCCTTGCGCCGCTCCTCGGTGAGCTGCGGGATGACGATGCGGATGACGTTGCCGTCGTTGCTCGGGTTGACGCCGAGGTCGGACTCGCGGATCGCCTTCTCGATGGCGGCGAGCTGCGTCTGGTCGTAAGGCTTGATCAACGCCATCCGGGCTTCCGGCACGTTGACGCTGGCCAGCTGGTTCAGCGGGGTCGGCGCACCGTAGTACTCGACGACGATGCGGGAGAACATCGACGGGTTGGCCCGCCCGGTGCGCACCGACGTGAGGTCTTCCTTCGCGACGGACACCGCTTTTTCCATCTTCTCCTCGGCG
Encoded here:
- the frr gene encoding ribosome recycling factor, which translates into the protein MIDETLLDAEEKMEKAVSVAKEDLTSVRTGRANPSMFSRIVVEYYGAPTPLNQLASVNVPEARMALIKPYDQTQLAAIEKAIRESDLGVNPSNDGNVIRIVIPQLTEERRKEMVKVAKGKGEDARVSIRSVRRKAKEELDRIAKDGEAGEDEVARAEKELQNLTDTYVHQVDELVKHKEAELLEV